GaagatttttgcagaattctcagTCATATACTTCATCTTGAGCATTTCTGGTTCATCTCTCATTTCCTTTTATGATTTGCCATCTAGTTGCAATGAGTTATGATCTGTGGAAGCTGATTAATGCCTGCTGCATTATGAGCCATTCAGCATCCGTTCCAGGTTCTAAGCCTCCACCTTGTACATACAAAAAATGTAAGCATCATTACCGCTGACATTTTTGTATGTGCCTAAATCTGTGCAGATTGTTATTGTGTACATGACGTTGGATTATGCAGTGATTACAATTATCTACTGCAGATTCCTTGACGAGGCTGCTATTCTCTTACACACTGATATAAACGTCTCTATTCAATGTCTCTGAACAGAGTTGCCTGAGAAGATCTGATGAAATTTCCCTGTTTGGTTCGCAGGATGACTAGCCGATCGGCACATGCTGCAAGACAGCAGAAGTCGGCATATGGACCAGGGAACATGTTTGAAGAACGAGGGGATGAAGAAAAAGAAGCCAGTATTGCTTCCAATTAGTCAAAGGGATCGTTGTTCTCGAAAAGAACTCCGTGTGTTCGTACACTCGAAACACAAGTAAGATTGGTTGTTGGCATTAGAAGGTTTGCATGGCCGCAATTTCACACCACCTTTTCCAATCAAATCTAGAGGAAAAGGACATCGCACGTATGGCATCAAAGTATTATTCTCAGGTAACAACATGAAGCACTATTATTTTGTTAATAATCAACAAAATGAGCTTGAatcaactcctcagcagaactttTGAACCAAGATTTTTTTAGCTTAGGCATTGAGAATATTTGGTCATTTCATAATCAAGATTGTCGATAGAAGTCTTGAGAAATGTTTCctgaaagaaattttaaattgcTTGTGCTTCATGCATATTTTGGTGGATAATTTTCGATTTAACATTGGATACATACTGTAGTATTAGTCGTCCTGTTAATTAGACCACTTGGTCCGATAACATGAGCACCCACTTCATTGGTTCATAGTTTTCGCAGCAACTTCTTGCAGTTCTTATTCGGAGTATACAGTAGCTAAAGTCAACAAACACACACGCACGCACCCCTAGTTGACCTTCTTACAGTCGCTTCTGATCTCTCCGTTGCTCCCGGTCAGTGGATTAATGTTCCCCATGTTGATCATGGAGGAAGCAAAGCTCTGGAAGAAGGTGCTTTCGTCGCCTGCAAAGCTGTTGACGATGGAAATAGTGGAGGCCCCGCTGGTGGAGAACAGCTCCTGGTCGGACTGCAGCAGCCCCTCGTTGCTCTGCAGGTTGGTGAAGTACTTGTTGTCGAAGGTGTTGGGCGTGGTGAGGTCGAGATTGTTGAGGGTCGTGTCGTCTCCTCCCTGGGGGCAGTTCTGCTGCAGAGTCGCCAAGTAGGTGGAGTCCAGCGACGGGTCGGGGCTGCCGGTGCCGCTGAAGTTGTAGAGCCGGCTGCTGAAGAAGCGGCACTGCGCGCGGCCGAACGTGTGAGCTCCTGCGTGCAtcccatgccatgccatgccatgcagAGAAGAACCAGATGAGAAGGCCGTTTACGTACTTGTTTCTCTATTCCGACGAGATAGAAAAAAGAAGAGTGAAACCAGGATTAAGCTTTACCTGACAAGGCGACCAGATCAGTGTCATCGAGGCCTACATCCGAGAACTTTTGCTTGAGGGTGTCCAAGTCATCGAAGGGGCTCGGCATGTTGTTGGCAGCGGTAGGGTTGGCTGTGGTTCCATCCCTCCTTCCCAGTAGTACACCCCATGTTGGACCTCCTGCCTGTTAACAACACATTGCTGATGAGTTCTGACACCACCATTCTGCTATCATATTAATTATTTTGACTTATCCTGGTTATACCAATCAACTCATGCATTCATTATCTCATTTTTATATCTGACTTCACATGGATGTTCTCTCCCTTGAGATAGGAACACTGTTAACCCCGTGAATCTGTCCAATATGCTGGTCGTTGTGTCCATATACATACTAAAAGAATAATTAGTTCGAGTATATTTGCAATATTGGGTCGGTCTTGCTTGTCAAAGCCTCCAAGTGAAGGAGAAGCTAAGAGAAGGAGAAGCTACACATATTTATAGGGATGAGGACCAAAGCACGAAAGCTGAGATGTGGTAAAGCTTATACCAAGTCGACGGAAGCTTCGGCAGCGAGCGCGAGGATGTCAGCGCAGGAAACGACGCCCGGGCAAACGTTCTCCACCGCGGTCTTGATGTCGTCGACCACATCGAAACCCCGCACCGAGTTCTTGTTGGGCGCCGCGTCCTTCTCGCTCTGTATGCTGTCACTGTTATCCAGCAGAATGGAACCGTCGCAGCCCTACAATACAGCAACCAAGCTAATCATCCGGTGCCCCAGGCACTCAGCATATGACTAATTAAGCATCATGTTTATGAGTCTTTCAAGATCAAGATGAACTTTGATGACTAGAACTTGTAGCAGAATTAGTCAAGTTTGGAGAAGAACTGAAGGTTACATTCACGAAGCAGTCATGAAAGTGGAGCCGAAGGAGGCTCGCGACGATACGAACATCAGAGCTCTGGGCTTGCTGAACCACGTTTCGGACGACGGCCGACACGTTTGAGCATGAGCTATCGTAAAATGTGGAGCTCAGCTGAGCTCGAGAGCCATGGAGGAGaagggtgaagaagaagaagaagaaggctaagCACACTgaacacaaagaagaagaagagtaagcCATTCTAGTTTTCTTGTGCTGGAACTACTCACAATGCTCCTGTATTTATAGGCAATTCACTGGAGAACTGGGCAGGCAAGATCATCACCATTCATGCATGCATGGTTTAGCTTCGCTGTTGAGCAAATCAAGGTTCTACTTTAGTGTCTGATTAAAGACTTTTCTAGTCAAAGCGACATAATTGAGGGGAGAGATGGCAATAGAAAAAGTACTCTTTGACATACCTATCCCAAATATTGTCATTTCATTCCAAGGTCACATGTGGGACACACTCAGATAGTGATCTATGGAGTCTCATTTTGCTCCTCAATGGCAAGACTAATATACATCTATGCATTCTATACCTGATTACATTAATGCTATGTGAATCGTGTTCTTTTTGTGCATTCATTCCTGGAGTCTTTATGATACAGATCACAAAACATAGTGTTTCGTAAGCCTATCAATCTTCTTATATCATAATCGATTCCTtccatatttttcatataaattatgatttattagCCGATGCAGCCAGCAATCAGTGGAAGATGAGGACAACCTATGTCTCCAGGGAATAGGCGCATATGGTGACAACTGGTGGCGGCTCTCATCATATGCATCAAGGCGTAGTCACCATCTCTAAGAAGCTTCTCCCATGTCCAAGTCCACAATAGGGGGCGTGACCTCGCCCGAGTTGGGCAGCCTGTCTGCCACCAATTCATGGATCTCGGTTGACTGGTTGTTGGTGAGTCGTCATCCTCGGTTTCTCATTTCTCAGTAAGTGTAATGATCAGATACATGAAAAGATGAAGCTGATCCAAAGATCCAGTAAGAAGATGAAGACTGTTGCAAAGTCAACACCCACGGAAACAAGATTTCTTTAAGGAAATCAAAAGCCAGTGATTCCTTCCTTAGTAATTAAGGAAATCAAAGAAGCGTGCTGGAATGGAACTACAGCTGTTGCCTACGCCACGAGCAAACACTATGAGAACACTGCAAGGACGAAGATTCTGCCGGGGAAGTGACATTGGGTCACCGCTGATGGATTTCCTCGCACTCTTCGCTGGTTTGTCGGCGTTTACAGCCGCAGTGCTTGAAACTGACCGCGACTTGGAAGGAAGGTTCGAAGGCCAGTTATCATTGTTTGGCGTATGCTTGCCAAACCTCAGGAAGGAGATGATGCTCTCCAAAAGGTCAAACGTCAATGCATCGGTGCTGGGTGAGTCGAGAAATGAGAGCTCGTGTGATCTCAACTCGATGATATCCGATGATCACGGAGATCGTATAACAACAGTACGTCGTGtgtcatctttttcttcttccttctttctttttcttatccttcagtGATCTGATGCATACATATTGACTAACCTCGATCTGAGGTCAACGCGAGCAGAAACATGTGTTGTTGAGTACTTTTTGATTGCATCGAAAGTGTTTGTAGTGATACTCTACATATTCTTTTTCATTGATATTcacatatttttatattattttattgagatttttttatttgaACAGGTCAATTTTAGTCAACGATTCATTTCAATTTTTTAAGATGATTTCTAAAAAtatgtctcttttttttttagcttttcggatatctcatattttaattttctcatttagtttttttttcaaatatcataaatatatgtcatcatcatctttttcttttttcattataGTGATGAACGTAAGACGCGATCTCACGATAATATGGTTATAGCTGGACGAAGAAAATCACAAAAGAACAATAAGAACTCGAAAGAAAAGAAGATGGTAATATAATTAAAATGATTAGGCATTGCGCTAGCAAAGCTCATATGGAGATAGGTGATACGATGAGAAGAGATATTTAGGatattagagaaaaaaattaaaattaaatacttaaaatgagttttttttttagcaAAGAAATCG
This DNA window, taken from Musa acuminata AAA Group cultivar baxijiao chromosome BXJ3-7, Cavendish_Baxijiao_AAA, whole genome shotgun sequence, encodes the following:
- the LOC135642984 gene encoding peroxidase A2-like: MAYSSSSLCSVCLAFFFFFFTLLLHGSRAQLSSTFYDSSCSNVSAVVRNVVQQAQSSDVRIVASLLRLHFHDCFVNGCDGSILLDNSDSIQSEKDAAPNKNSVRGFDVVDDIKTAVENVCPGVVSCADILALAAEASVDLAGGPTWGVLLGRRDGTTANPTAANNMPSPFDDLDTLKQKFSDVGLDDTDLVALSGAHTFGRAQCRFFSSRLYNFSGTGSPDPSLDSTYLATLQQNCPQGGDDTTLNNLDLTTPNTFDNKYFTNLQSNEGLLQSDQELFSTSGASTISIVNSFAGDESTFFQSFASSMINMGNINPLTGSNGEIRSDCKKVN